Proteins from a genomic interval of Danio rerio strain Tuebingen ecotype United States chromosome 4, GRCz12tu, whole genome shotgun sequence:
- the LOC103910704 gene encoding protein NLRC3-like isoform X3 — translation MANVKQLLDNSLDELLEAELKKFQWCLVNDHNEISKAELENADRLDTVDKMVSCFGSERAVKVTVDTLRKIKQNDLADQLENTQNQGTALENCKTLPLDYTNISHELKKKLKEENEQILLGNSQTGHQKKLDDIYTDLYVVENKTGGRENDHEVMQMESKHNQQTAKDKPLKCNDMFKVQPDIEQNRRVLTLGIAGVGKTVSVNKFILDWAEEKDNQEIVFIFPLPFRRLNLIKDEKYSLIGLLNKYFFSRPGGLSSLPKEQGKVMFIFDGLDEYRFQLNFKEEDGFTDVDKEMTVSKIVTNLLKRKLLRSSLIWITSRPAAASLIPQTYIDQVTEVRGFSDEQKEQYFIKNSSPEVAGNIIGHIKKSRSLYIMCHIPVFCWISLTVLQPLLGQESNEKTPKTLTGMYTSYVLSQKQQMKEKYSNDLEPEANNWSFDDIVLKLGKLAFEQLQKGQLIFYKTDLEKCGLDVKEGSVFSGLCTRMFQEESPISGEQVYSFVHLSVQEFIAALYVFFTYKDKKANPFLESRKKELKWKLSTKTLFKLHKDAVEKTLQSKNGHLDLFLRFLLGLSLESNQSNLKELLPRLKRKTENIKDTTDYIKKKIKKETSAERTINLFHCLNEMNDDFVEELQKSLSSGNLTTQDLSSAQWSGLVFVLLMSEETQEKFELQKYRRSDEALMRLIPVVKNTTRALLQGCNLTTQSCESLSSALQSSNCVLRELDLSNNDLQDSGVKLLSDGLKSPDCKLETLRLVMCKLTVRSCESLSSALQSSNCVLRELDLSNNDLQDSGVKLLSDGLKSPNCKLETLRFVLCNITADSCESLSSALQSSNCVLRELDLSNNGLQDSGVKLLSDGLKSPDFKLETLSLQGCNLTTQSFESLSSALQSSNCVLRELDLSNNDLQHSAVKLLSDGLKSPNCKLETLRNSDIWHQKRISFQSKSLLIQS, via the exons ATGGCGAATGTTAAACAGCTGCTCGACAACTCACTGGATGAACTGTTAGAAGCTGAACTAAAGAAGTTTCAGTGGTGCTTAGTAAATGACCATAATGAGATTTCAAAAGCTGAATTGGAGAATGCAGACAGGTTGGATACAGTGGATAAGATGGTGTCATGTTTTGGATCAGAAAGAGCTGTGAAGGTCACAGTGGACACCCTGAGGAAAATAAAGCAGAATGACTTGGCTGATCAGCTGGAGAATACACAGAACCAAG GTACAGCTTTAGAGAACTGTAAAACTCTTCCTCTTGATTACACAAACATCAGCCATGAACTAAAGAAGAAATTAAAAGAGGAAAATGAGCAGATATTGCTTGGTAATTCACAGACGGGTCACCAGAAGAAGCTGGACGATATTTACACTGATCTATATGTGGTGGAGAACAAGACTGGAGGAAGAGAAAATGACCATGAGGTGATGCAGATGGAGTCAAAACACAACCAACAGACAGCCAAGGATAAACCACTTAAGTGTAATGACATGTTTAAAGTTCAGCCTGACATTGAACAAAACAGAAGAGTCCTGACACTGGGGATCGCAGGAGTGGGAAAGACTGTCTCTGTCAATAAATTCATCCTTGACTGGGCTGAAGAAAAAGACAATCAGGAAATAGTCTTCATATTTCCACTGCCGTTCCGTAGACTCAATCTGATTAAAGATGAAAAGTACAGTCTCATAGGTCTGCTTAACAAGTACTTCTTTAGTAGACCGGGAGGACTGAGCTCTCTTCCTAAAGAACAAGGCAAGGtcatgttcatctttgatggactGGATGAATATCGCTTTCAATTGAACTTTAAAGAGGAAGATGGCTTTACTGATGTTGATAAGGAAATGACAGTGAGTAAGATAGTTACAAATCTCCTAAAGAGAAAGCTGCTTCGCTCTTCCCTCATCTGGATCAcatccagaccagcagcagccagtCTGATACCCCAAACCTACATTGATCAGGTGACTGAGGTGCGAGGATTCAGTGATGAGCAAAAGGAGCAGTACTTCATCAAAAACAGCAGTCCTGAGGTTGCTGGAAACATCATCGGCCACATCAAGAAATCCAGGAGTCTGTATATCATGTGCCACAtccccgtcttctgctggatctctctCACTGTTCttcagcctctgctgggtcaagaGAGCAATGAAAAAACACCCAAAACTCTCACAGGGATGTACACCAGCTACGTACTGTCTCAAaagcaacagatgaaagaaaaatACAGCAACGATCTTGAACCTGAAGCTAATAACTGGTCTTTTGATGACATTGTTTTGAaactggggaaactggcctttGAACAGCTGCAGAAAGGACAACTGATTTTCTACAAAACAGATCTGGAGAAGTGTGGACTAGATGTCAAGGAAGGGTCTGTGTTCTCTGGATTATGTACTCGAATGTTTCAGGAGGAAAGCCCCATTTCAGGGGAACAGGTGTACAGTTTTGTTCATCTCAGCGTTCAGGAGTTCATTGCTGCTCTCTATgtgtttttcacttacaaagacAAGAAAGCAAATCCATTTCTTGAGTCCAGGAAAAAGGAACTGAAATGGAAACTCTCTACAAAGACCCTGTTTAAACTTCATAAGGATGCAGTCGAGAAGACTTTACAAAGCAAGAACGGACACCTGGACCTTTTCCTCCGGTTCCTGCTGGGTCTTTCACTGGAGTCTAATCAGAGTAACCTGAAGGAGCTCCTCCCAAGACTGAAGCGCAAAACTGAGAACATCAAAGACACGACAGActatatcaaaaagaaaataaagaaggaGACATCAGCAGAGAGGACCATCAACCTCTTCCACTgtctgaatgaaatgaatgatgaCTTTGTGGAGGAACTCCAAAAGAGTCTGAGCTCTGGAAATCTTACAACACAGGATCTGTCCTCTGCTCAGTGGTCGGGTCTGGTGTTTGTGCTCCTGATGTCAGAAGAGACTCAAGAGAAGTTTGAACTGCAGAAATACAGAAGATCTGATGAAGCACTGATGAGACTGATACCGGTGGTCAAAAACACCACAAGAGCACT CCTACAGGGCTGTAATCTCACAACTCagtcctgtgagagtttgtcttcagctctacaatcctcaaactgtgtgctgagagagctggacctgagtaacaatgacctgcaggattcaggagtaaagcttctctctgatggactgaaaaGTCCagactgtaaactggagacactgag ATTAGTCATGTGTAAACTCACTGTTCGGTCTTGTGAGAGTTTGTCCTCAGCTCTACAATCTtcaaactgtgtcctgagagagctggacctgagtaacaatgacctgcaggattcaggagtgaagcttctctctgatggactgaagagtccaaactgCAAACTAGAAACACTGAG ATTTGTCCTGTGTAATATCACTGCTGAttcttgtgagagtttgtcttcagctctacaatcatcaaactgtgtgctgagagagctggacctgagtaacaatggcctgcaggattcaggagtgaagcttctctctgatggactgaagagtccagactttaaactggagacactgag CCTACAGGGCTGTAATCTCACAACTCAGTCCtttgagagtttgtcttcagctctacaatcctcaaactgtgtcctgagagagctggacctgagtaacaatgacctgcagcaTTCAgcagtgaagcttctctctgatggactgaagagtccaaactgtaaactggagacactgag